The following coding sequences are from one Desulfosporosinus orientis DSM 765 window:
- a CDS encoding ABC transporter permease subunit, which yields MNRALFRAMFRQYRKKVVAISTGIFLYEGLLTSVYPIIAKNPAVTEIAESMPSAVKTVFGVSENARTDTFEAFISGQFYARIWVMLMALYGIQTANALLAKMVDNGSLALLLSTPVSRSEILSTQLRVLMSTNGILVGATIFGLFFAALCAGITIKRRNYLRLGFLGVSFFSLIEIYSLFFSAWFVDQEKALTYAIGLTLGFYGMDVLGSLNNRFSWLKSLSIFQCFQPQEILEGTINPKGSIVKLSAVSVLLWHFTKKVFEKQDLAI from the coding sequence ATGAACAGGGCATTGTTTCGGGCAATGTTTAGACAATATCGCAAGAAAGTGGTCGCTATTTCAACGGGTATTTTTCTGTACGAAGGGCTGTTAACGTCAGTTTATCCAATAATAGCAAAAAATCCAGCAGTTACTGAAATTGCAGAGTCTATGCCTTCTGCTGTAAAAACCGTATTTGGAGTATCTGAAAATGCCAGAACAGATACATTTGAAGCTTTTATATCAGGACAGTTCTATGCCAGAATCTGGGTTATGCTTATGGCCCTATACGGAATTCAGACGGCCAACGCTTTACTGGCCAAAATGGTGGACAATGGATCCTTAGCTCTTCTTTTGTCGACGCCGGTTTCTCGAAGTGAGATTCTTTCCACTCAACTTAGAGTTTTAATGAGCACCAATGGTATTTTAGTTGGGGCGACAATCTTTGGACTCTTTTTTGCCGCTTTATGCGCTGGTATAACAATTAAACGGAGAAATTATCTGAGATTAGGTTTTTTAGGGGTCTCCTTTTTTTCGTTGATTGAAATATACAGTTTGTTTTTCTCAGCTTGGTTTGTGGATCAAGAAAAAGCCCTTACCTATGCCATAGGGCTGACACTGGGCTTTTACGGAATGGATGTTCTTGGCAGTCTGAACAATCGGTTTTCGTGGCTGAAAAGTTTGTCCATCTTTCAATGCTTTCAGCCTCAGGAAATTTTGGAAGGAACGATTAATCCAAAAGGGAGCATCGTAAAGCTAAGCGCAGTTTCGGTACTGCTTTGGCATTTTACCAAAAAGGTTTTTGAAAAACAGGATTTGGCTATTTAG
- a CDS encoding (deoxy)nucleoside triphosphate pyrophosphohydrolase yields the protein MKEVTAAILVKDHSVLIAQRGVNDELAGKWELPGGKIEAGETPEDCLKREIKEELDVDIEVLNFFADSVYKYPNGVIKLMAFWCRWVSGNYHLKVHSQILWAKPWELDLYDFAPADIPLVEKLKEILHE from the coding sequence TTGAAAGAAGTAACGGCTGCAATTCTCGTAAAAGACCATTCTGTTTTAATTGCTCAACGAGGGGTCAACGATGAGTTAGCGGGTAAATGGGAGCTGCCGGGCGGCAAAATTGAGGCGGGAGAGACCCCGGAGGATTGTCTGAAACGGGAAATTAAAGAAGAACTGGACGTTGATATTGAAGTTTTGAATTTCTTTGCAGACAGTGTTTATAAGTATCCCAATGGCGTCATTAAATTAATGGCTTTTTGGTGCCGCTGGGTTTCAGGAAATTATCATCTTAAAGTACACAGTCAAATCCTCTGGGCAAAGCCTTGGGAATTGGATCTTTATGATTTTGCTCCTGCCGACATTCCTCTCGTGGAAAAATTAAAGGAGATTCTACATGAATAG
- a CDS encoding MFS transporter, whose protein sequence is MINDNSQTDILIWNKTFFFVLIVSFLMFLSMYMLLPTLPLYAQTLGGNETIAGTIVGIFTFSAVLVRPWFGNLLDRKGRKLILVIGIAVFLVSSLAYHLAFTVISLLIFRAVHGIGWGASTTAASTIASDVIPSARRAEGMGYYGMASTIAMSLGPAFGLYIIKYTSYSLLFTGSAIIAALGLAFSLLINYETPPEKQQKVLPAKHGVILEKTALAPAIVLFFITLTYGGIISFLPAYAAYREVENIGIFFTVFALVLLLSRPIIGKLADRYGIKQFLVPGIVLIAGALILLVKTSTLSMFLLVGILYGLGFGTVQPILNALVISLSPPERRGAANATFAMAMDLGIGLGAVVLGFIAQKMNFEYMYGSSALFAFIALIMYFALLNRKLSA, encoded by the coding sequence GTGATTAACGACAATTCCCAGACTGATATCCTCATCTGGAACAAGACCTTCTTTTTCGTTCTCATAGTATCCTTTCTTATGTTTCTGTCCATGTATATGCTGCTGCCCACACTCCCCCTCTATGCACAAACTCTTGGCGGGAATGAAACTATTGCCGGTACCATTGTCGGAATTTTTACCTTCTCAGCAGTCCTAGTCCGCCCCTGGTTCGGCAATTTACTCGACCGGAAAGGCAGAAAACTTATCCTTGTCATCGGCATAGCAGTATTCCTAGTATCATCACTGGCCTATCATTTAGCCTTTACAGTTATTTCCTTACTAATATTCCGAGCTGTTCATGGGATTGGCTGGGGAGCCTCAACAACTGCGGCAAGTACCATCGCTTCAGATGTTATCCCGTCTGCCCGGAGGGCTGAAGGAATGGGCTATTATGGAATGGCATCTACCATCGCCATGTCACTGGGACCGGCATTTGGGCTATACATCATCAAATATACATCTTATTCTCTGTTATTTACAGGTTCAGCCATTATTGCCGCCCTGGGATTAGCGTTCTCCCTGCTGATAAATTATGAAACTCCCCCTGAAAAACAACAAAAAGTCCTGCCTGCTAAGCATGGTGTTATTTTAGAAAAAACGGCCCTGGCTCCGGCTATTGTTTTATTCTTCATTACTTTGACCTATGGCGGTATTATCAGCTTTTTACCTGCCTACGCTGCTTACCGGGAAGTTGAAAACATCGGAATTTTTTTCACCGTTTTTGCTCTCGTCTTGTTATTAAGCCGGCCCATCATCGGAAAACTGGCTGACAGATACGGCATAAAACAATTCCTGGTACCTGGAATTGTTTTAATAGCAGGTGCCCTCATCTTACTGGTCAAGACATCGACTCTGTCAATGTTTTTACTCGTTGGTATCCTTTATGGACTGGGTTTCGGCACGGTACAGCCTATTTTAAATGCTCTGGTTATCTCCCTATCCCCACCTGAACGAAGAGGTGCAGCCAACGCCACCTTTGCCATGGCAATGGATCTGGGAATTGGGCTGGGTGCTGTTGTTCTTGGTTTTATAGCCCAAAAAATGAACTTCGAATATATGTACGGCAGTTCCGCTCTTTTTGCTTTCATTGCTCTGATTATGTACTTTGCCTTACTTAACAGGAAGCTGTCCGCCTGA
- a CDS encoding SHOCT-like domain-containing protein: MSSEMMKILEMIQEGKLTAAEGMDLLKAVEEGNAQKESGPIYDSPLLLKKELSGDRFLRVRVVGEKSLKVNVNVPLSLIRSASKLVVYAMSFVPADKREELEKKGLDLKDLDVEGLARILEDSLDGRIVDVEVADPTEGKIKVEVYVE, encoded by the coding sequence ATGAGCAGTGAAATGATGAAGATCCTGGAGATGATTCAAGAAGGAAAACTTACAGCGGCAGAGGGAATGGATTTATTAAAAGCGGTAGAAGAGGGAAACGCTCAGAAAGAATCAGGGCCGATTTATGACAGTCCGTTGCTCCTGAAAAAAGAGTTGTCTGGTGATCGTTTCCTGCGTGTTCGAGTGGTGGGAGAAAAATCCTTAAAGGTGAATGTAAACGTCCCGCTGAGTCTAATCCGTTCAGCTTCTAAATTAGTGGTCTACGCTATGAGCTTTGTCCCTGCTGATAAGCGGGAAGAGCTGGAAAAGAAGGGGTTGGACTTGAAGGATCTGGATGTTGAAGGACTTGCTCGTATTCTCGAGGACAGTCTGGATGGCAGGATTGTCGATGTAGAAGTTGCTGACCCGACCGAAGGAAAAATAAAGGTAGAAGTGTATGTGGAATAA
- a CDS encoding DUF1904 domain-containing protein produces MPQIKVRGVEIDTICKLSGPLINELAELTGSSQDDFTLELLNSAFIANGGVVPGYPFVEVAWFDRGQEAQDHAAKIITRLIHEAGYPSVDIMFTILDKSRYYENGEHY; encoded by the coding sequence ATGCCTCAAATCAAAGTACGCGGAGTCGAGATAGACACTATTTGCAAGTTAAGCGGCCCTTTAATTAATGAACTGGCTGAATTAACTGGGTCGTCCCAAGACGATTTTACTCTCGAATTGCTTAATTCCGCCTTTATAGCGAATGGAGGGGTTGTTCCAGGGTATCCGTTTGTAGAGGTCGCTTGGTTTGACCGGGGACAAGAAGCTCAAGATCATGCGGCAAAAATCATAACCCGCCTGATCCATGAGGCGGGTTATCCCAGTGTCGACATTATGTTTACGATTCTTGACAAATCCCGATACTATGAGAATGGAGAGCATTATTGA
- a CDS encoding ABC transporter ATP-binding protein, whose amino-acid sequence MEKILGSEDEMIEVKELSKAYREGKGIQNISFQVEPGTAFGFLGPNGAGKTTTIRLLMGFLQPDSGRVAINEHDCWREKTEVKKIVSYLPGELCFIENMTGLDFLGLMAGMHGNLPHIKKGRDYFANAFELDLKILIRKMSKGMKQKLGIISALMLDARVLIFDEPTSGLDPLMQKVFIELILEEKNKGKTLFMSSHQFTEIERTCEKVGIIKEGNLLAVESITQLREAEYQLFEIEVESDEDVEILKQSPLNLIPIHEKCFIVQIAGELENLWTTLSLIHVKGFRQRSLELEEAFMDFYR is encoded by the coding sequence ATGGAGAAAATTTTAGGAAGCGAGGATGAAATGATTGAGGTTAAAGAGCTGAGCAAAGCATACCGCGAAGGCAAAGGAATACAAAATATTAGCTTTCAGGTTGAACCAGGTACAGCCTTCGGGTTTCTTGGACCGAATGGAGCGGGTAAAACAACCACCATACGCCTGTTAATGGGGTTCTTGCAGCCTGATTCCGGACGTGTTGCCATTAATGAACATGATTGCTGGCGAGAGAAGACAGAGGTAAAGAAAATCGTCAGTTACCTGCCTGGGGAGCTATGCTTTATCGAGAACATGACGGGTCTGGATTTTCTGGGGCTTATGGCAGGAATGCATGGGAATCTTCCCCACATAAAAAAAGGGCGGGATTACTTTGCCAACGCTTTCGAGTTAGATTTAAAAATACTGATTCGGAAAATGTCGAAAGGCATGAAGCAAAAACTGGGAATTATCTCGGCCTTGATGTTGGACGCCCGTGTTCTTATTTTTGATGAGCCAACCTCAGGACTGGATCCATTAATGCAAAAGGTGTTTATTGAATTAATCCTGGAAGAAAAGAACAAAGGGAAGACTCTCTTTATGTCTTCCCATCAATTTACAGAGATTGAGCGGACTTGTGAAAAGGTTGGCATTATCAAAGAAGGTAACCTTCTGGCGGTGGAAAGCATAACTCAGCTTCGAGAAGCTGAGTATCAACTGTTTGAAATTGAAGTAGAAAGTGATGAAGATGTTGAGATTCTTAAACAAAGTCCCTTAAATCTTATTCCTATCCATGAGAAATGCTTTATTGTTCAGATAGCCGGTGAACTGGAAAATCTCTGGACAACTCTCTCCTTAATTCATGTCAAAGGATTCAGACAGCGTTCACTTGAGTTGGAGGAGGCCTTCATGGATTTTTATCGATAG
- a CDS encoding bifunctional diguanylate cyclase/phosphodiesterase — protein sequence MGKFETDDQVHIHALAYVLEGITQRILKEQPLQEIFQYLCEELVQSSNYPVVYIAVKEDDGSLRIKAQGGLTENQVLSLQKGLDESGLGQSKLGQAIRDNTVQIDSLQSVAYMPISYDDCVVGVLALNFQLENYFLVTGVAQLKPFVDQLKLALWADEGRQKLQLEKAALAASEERFRDMVETMNSAVVTFKISDDGKDFICTDINPVAERVENISRNQAIGSSLTHVFPMATELEIDKLLFQVYDTGERARFPAVFFDNYRAKGWSEGVIYKLSTGSIVVLYDEVSQRVLSEDELWQEKERAQVTLASIGDAVLTTDVFGVVTYLNPVAEAMTGWKNEDAQGVEVERVFDIFHEITSEPMRQPIWQCLIEDRVVELSNHAILKRKDGLRYYHIDDSAAPIRDRNGQVIGAVLVFHDVSEKRELLHRLSHQAHHDSLTDLPNRQLFIDRLQQAILHALREQLLVAVFFIDLDEFKLVNDTLGHAAGDSLLCQVGKRFKAVLRQGDTVARQGGDEFLILLPCLKSERHAAHVAQKLLDVFNTPFQLLNQEVYITASLGIALAPLDGEEPEVLIQRADMAMYHVKAEGRNSYSFYTRDLNERLAERLSLQNEMRRALERQEFLLYYQPQYRLSDGQFCGMEALIRWQHPERGLLLPGSFISIAEDSGLILALGEWVLRSACAQNKFWQDMGYPPLRLAVNLSARQFRQKNLVEQISQILEETGLDPQWLVLEITESISMENVVASVEILQKLKNMGIHLAIDDFGTGFSSLSYLSRFTLNTLKIDRSFVSILDKSAGGHAIVLTIIQLAKNLGLNVLAEGVETRVQLDHLRSMGCDEVQGFLLGKPVPKEEIVSLF from the coding sequence ATGGGCAAGTTTGAGACAGACGATCAAGTTCACATCCATGCGCTGGCTTATGTCCTTGAAGGAATCACTCAACGTATTTTGAAAGAACAACCCCTTCAGGAAATTTTCCAATATCTTTGTGAAGAATTGGTACAATCCTCGAATTATCCCGTTGTTTACATAGCTGTAAAGGAAGACGACGGTTCACTTCGAATCAAAGCTCAGGGCGGCTTGACGGAAAATCAGGTCTTATCCCTCCAAAAGGGCTTAGATGAGAGCGGCCTGGGGCAGTCTAAGCTAGGGCAAGCTATTCGTGATAACACTGTCCAAATTGATAGCTTACAATCTGTGGCCTATATGCCGATCTCTTACGATGATTGTGTGGTCGGAGTTCTCGCTTTGAATTTTCAGCTGGAAAATTACTTTCTTGTCACTGGAGTAGCGCAGCTTAAGCCTTTTGTCGATCAACTCAAATTAGCTTTGTGGGCAGATGAGGGCCGGCAAAAGCTTCAGCTTGAGAAGGCTGCTCTTGCAGCCAGTGAAGAACGGTTCCGGGATATGGTTGAAACCATGAATAGTGCTGTGGTGACGTTCAAAATATCGGATGATGGTAAGGATTTTATTTGTACCGATATTAATCCGGTTGCTGAAAGAGTTGAGAATATTTCCCGTAATCAAGCTATTGGCTCATCTTTAACGCATGTGTTTCCTATGGCAACGGAGTTAGAGATTGATAAATTGCTGTTTCAAGTATATGACACCGGAGAGAGAGCCCGCTTTCCGGCCGTATTCTTTGATAACTACCGTGCCAAAGGCTGGAGTGAAGGGGTTATCTATAAACTTTCCACAGGAAGTATCGTCGTTCTCTACGATGAAGTCAGTCAACGAGTTTTGAGCGAGGATGAACTATGGCAGGAGAAAGAACGCGCCCAGGTGACTTTGGCTTCAATTGGCGATGCTGTGCTTACGACAGATGTTTTTGGGGTTGTCACTTATTTAAATCCCGTTGCGGAAGCCATGACAGGATGGAAGAATGAAGATGCCCAAGGCGTGGAAGTTGAGAGGGTATTTGATATTTTTCATGAAATAACGTCTGAACCCATGAGACAACCAATCTGGCAGTGTTTGATAGAGGATCGAGTTGTTGAATTATCTAATCATGCAATACTCAAACGCAAAGATGGTCTAAGGTATTATCATATTGATGATTCTGCAGCCCCAATACGAGATCGTAATGGCCAGGTCATCGGTGCAGTGCTTGTTTTCCACGATGTCAGTGAAAAACGTGAGCTTTTGCATCGTTTGTCACATCAAGCGCACCATGACTCTTTGACTGACTTGCCCAATCGCCAGTTGTTCATTGACAGGCTGCAACAAGCTATTCTCCACGCTCTGCGTGAACAGCTGCTGGTTGCTGTATTTTTTATCGACCTTGACGAGTTCAAGCTGGTTAATGATACTCTGGGTCATGCCGCAGGGGATAGTTTACTATGCCAGGTTGGAAAGCGTTTTAAAGCTGTTTTGCGGCAAGGGGATACCGTTGCCAGACAAGGCGGGGATGAGTTCCTGATTTTATTGCCTTGCTTAAAGTCCGAGAGACATGCAGCTCATGTGGCACAAAAACTGTTGGATGTTTTTAACACTCCTTTTCAGCTTTTAAATCAGGAGGTTTACATAACGGCTAGTTTGGGTATTGCCCTAGCTCCCCTGGATGGAGAAGAACCAGAGGTGCTTATTCAACGGGCCGATATGGCAATGTACCATGTGAAAGCTGAGGGCAGAAACAGTTATAGTTTTTATACACGTGACTTGAATGAGCGTTTGGCGGAACGGCTTTCTCTGCAGAATGAAATGCGCCGGGCTCTAGAAAGACAAGAATTTTTGCTCTATTATCAACCTCAATACAGGCTCAGTGATGGTCAATTCTGTGGAATGGAAGCCCTTATTCGTTGGCAGCATCCTGAGAGGGGACTGCTTCTGCCTGGTAGTTTTATTTCCATAGCCGAAGACAGTGGCCTTATTCTCGCCTTAGGAGAATGGGTCTTAAGATCAGCATGTGCTCAGAATAAGTTTTGGCAGGATATGGGTTATCCTCCCCTTCGTTTAGCTGTTAATTTATCGGCAAGACAGTTCCGGCAGAAAAACCTTGTGGAACAAATTTCTCAAATTCTTGAGGAAACAGGTTTAGATCCTCAGTGGCTGGTTCTGGAAATTACGGAATCAATCAGTATGGAAAACGTTGTTGCCAGTGTGGAAATTCTTCAAAAGCTTAAGAACATGGGAATCCATCTGGCAATTGATGACTTTGGAACCGGCTTCTCTTCTCTAAGTTATTTAAGCCGGTTCACTCTCAATACACTAAAGATAGATCGTTCCTTTGTATCAATCCTTGACAAAAGTGCGGGGGGACACGCTATCGTTCTAACAATTATTCAACTTGCCAAAAACTTGGGGCTTAATGTGCTGGCAGAAGGGGTAGAAACACGTGTTCAGTTGGATCACCTTCGCAGTATGGGGTGTGATGAAGTACAGGGGTTTCTATTAGGCAAACCTGTTCCTAAGGAAGAAATCGTTTCCTTATTTTAA
- a CDS encoding ABC1 kinase family protein, with product MFEIPVRHFARYYEIISVFIRYGLGYLFIPGNSLPAKTDNLTILGIRLRNAFTELGPTFVKIGQIASTRPDLLPKPIVQELAKLQDRVQPLSIGVVRQVLETALQAPLESVYHEFKPIPLGSASMGQVHEAVLKNGDRVAVKIQRPFIQETVKTDLEIFQFLVNRIESKTQVGSRYPWRLMLEEFSNTITKELDFLNEGRNAEKLAKLSKGSSKIEIPKIYWEFSRPSVLTMEYISGIPLHKIMDSPEACHNVRQIAESLCRAIFQQIFRGGFYHADPHPGNVLILAESKIGLIDFGIMGQLSATMRKQILSLVSGMIRGNYDLIIKTLSKMGIVPDSLDKNSFQNDIARLRRKHIKVVGNKSGLGESIQEFFDIIYRYRIIIPSEFILMGKALLTLEGTLQELDPEFSLIEHAKPFSKGGVFKTIWTNVWNKIMSN from the coding sequence ATGTTTGAGATACCTGTAAGGCATTTTGCCCGGTACTATGAGATTATTTCAGTTTTTATCCGGTATGGACTAGGATATTTGTTTATCCCAGGTAACTCCTTGCCGGCAAAGACAGATAACCTAACAATTTTGGGAATTCGGCTCAGAAACGCTTTCACAGAGTTAGGGCCAACCTTTGTGAAAATTGGGCAAATCGCGAGTACACGGCCTGACCTGCTCCCGAAACCCATTGTTCAGGAATTAGCAAAACTCCAAGACCGAGTTCAGCCGCTATCTATTGGTGTAGTGCGTCAAGTCCTTGAAACAGCCTTACAAGCACCCCTAGAGTCTGTCTATCATGAGTTTAAGCCAATTCCCCTGGGATCGGCATCCATGGGACAAGTCCATGAGGCTGTTTTAAAAAATGGAGATAGGGTTGCCGTGAAAATCCAGAGGCCATTCATTCAAGAGACGGTCAAAACAGATTTGGAAATTTTCCAATTCCTCGTTAATCGTATCGAGTCGAAAACACAGGTGGGGTCACGTTATCCTTGGCGTTTAATGTTAGAAGAGTTTTCGAATACTATAACAAAGGAACTGGATTTTTTGAATGAAGGCAGAAATGCTGAAAAGCTTGCCAAACTTTCTAAAGGAAGTTCTAAAATTGAGATTCCTAAAATTTACTGGGAATTTTCTCGCCCATCAGTGTTAACAATGGAATACATTTCGGGTATTCCCTTGCATAAAATTATGGATTCCCCAGAGGCCTGCCATAATGTTCGACAAATTGCCGAAAGCTTGTGCAGGGCAATTTTTCAGCAAATTTTTCGCGGGGGTTTTTATCATGCTGATCCTCATCCGGGAAATGTATTAATTCTGGCAGAGAGCAAAATTGGCTTAATTGATTTTGGAATTATGGGACAGCTGTCCGCGACCATGAGGAAACAAATTCTTTCCCTAGTTTCCGGAATGATTCGAGGAAATTATGACTTAATTATTAAGACCCTTTCGAAAATGGGAATAGTCCCTGATTCCTTGGACAAAAACAGCTTCCAAAATGACATTGCCCGGTTACGCCGTAAACATATAAAGGTTGTTGGGAATAAGTCCGGCCTGGGTGAATCAATTCAGGAATTTTTCGATATCATCTATCGTTACCGCATTATTATTCCTTCTGAATTTATTTTAATGGGCAAAGCTTTGCTGACCCTAGAGGGAACCCTTCAAGAACTGGATCCTGAGTTTAGCCTGATTGAGCACGCTAAACCTTTTAGCAAAGGAGGGGTTTTTAAAACCATCTGGACAAATGTATGGAATAAAATTATGTCGAACTAA
- a CDS encoding phage holin family protein, whose protein sequence is MKGLGYRFLVNTLAFLIAAQLLPVHASTPLLFLLAGIVLALVNIMIRPLLIILTIPLNLVTLGLFTLVINTWMVMLTSGLLPGFSVPGFGNAFLVSLIMSLANWSFKEMKRR, encoded by the coding sequence TTGAAAGGACTGGGCTACCGTTTTCTTGTGAATACATTAGCGTTTTTGATTGCTGCACAGTTGCTGCCGGTTCACGCCTCCACCCCTCTCCTTTTCTTATTGGCTGGAATTGTCCTGGCTCTGGTTAATATAATGATTCGTCCCTTGTTGATTATTCTGACTATACCCTTAAATCTGGTAACTCTGGGATTATTTACCTTGGTTATTAATACATGGATGGTTATGCTTACAAGCGGGTTATTGCCAGGGTTTTCTGTACCGGGGTTTGGGAATGCCTTTCTTGTTTCTTTGATTATGTCTCTGGCAAATTGGAGCTTTAAGGAGATGAAACGAAGATAA
- a CDS encoding class I SAM-dependent methyltransferase, with protein MDVGMMALLSKTVSLMENLGFMWLVHTGFELNLWERLLEEKPKAEIMTQSSEWDETLLDHWLEQARVQELVAVKNGRFQLSKMGKAVYRYRDYGLEAMYKEFVLHWGPCFGKLPDLMKRTIPRGPMESEMENELISKASKASEPFVWPLLRKKCEKDGWSNVLDVGCGEAAFLQRLAAEFPELRGVGLEINPEVAKRADAQMDSYQGRIRIEPADVLEFHESPGTYDCCLLNNNIYYFDREKRVELLNSLYELLRPGGRIGILTALRGVTPSLQIIKTHIPQNLMSFFLACHQNFEGLPFEHEMTDLLEQTGFMEIEAIPLPFKVSHYFFARKPSEFNGE; from the coding sequence ATGGATGTTGGAATGATGGCGCTGCTTAGCAAGACGGTATCCCTTATGGAAAATTTAGGATTCATGTGGCTCGTTCACACGGGATTCGAGCTGAACCTCTGGGAGCGCCTACTCGAAGAAAAACCCAAAGCAGAGATTATGACACAAAGCTCAGAATGGGATGAAACATTATTGGATCATTGGTTGGAGCAAGCAAGAGTCCAAGAGCTTGTGGCAGTAAAAAATGGTCGTTTTCAACTAAGCAAAATGGGAAAAGCCGTATATCGTTACCGTGATTATGGTCTCGAAGCGATGTATAAAGAGTTTGTTCTTCATTGGGGACCTTGTTTTGGGAAATTGCCGGATTTGATGAAAAGGACAATCCCTCGCGGCCCAATGGAAAGCGAGATGGAAAATGAACTTATCTCCAAAGCTTCAAAAGCCTCCGAACCCTTTGTCTGGCCCTTGCTAAGAAAAAAATGTGAAAAAGACGGCTGGAGTAATGTCTTGGATGTGGGTTGTGGTGAAGCCGCGTTTTTGCAGAGGCTGGCCGCAGAATTTCCTGAGTTAAGAGGTGTCGGCTTAGAGATTAATCCCGAGGTAGCGAAGCGAGCAGATGCCCAAATGGACTCATATCAAGGACGGATTAGGATTGAGCCGGCGGATGTCTTGGAGTTTCATGAAAGCCCAGGAACCTATGATTGCTGTCTTCTCAATAACAATATCTACTACTTTGACAGGGAAAAACGTGTGGAACTTTTGAATTCTCTTTATGAGTTATTACGTCCTGGCGGACGGATTGGGATATTAACAGCTCTGCGTGGAGTAACTCCATCCCTGCAAATTATAAAAACCCATATTCCGCAAAATTTAATGAGCTTTTTTCTGGCCTGTCATCAGAATTTTGAGGGCTTGCCCTTTGAGCACGAGATGACTGACCTGTTAGAACAAACCGGGTTTATGGAAATTGAGGCGATTCCGCTGCCGTTTAAAGTTTCTCACTATTTTTTTGCCAGAAAACCCTCTGAGTTCAATGGAGAATAA
- a CDS encoding DUF2089 domain-containing protein — translation MAYKIPHRCPVCDHEMKISKLACTFCPTKIEGEFSSCKFCRLPSEQLVFVESFIRCRGNIKEVEKELGISYPTVRSRLDSVIEALGYGAEKEKEPEANKENSPEERIRRREILEALERGEISAQGAAQQMRKRT, via the coding sequence TTGGCTTACAAAATACCTCATCGGTGCCCGGTTTGCGACCATGAAATGAAAATTAGTAAACTTGCCTGTACATTTTGTCCCACCAAAATAGAAGGCGAATTTAGTTCCTGTAAGTTTTGCCGGCTGCCCTCAGAACAATTAGTGTTCGTGGAGTCATTTATTCGCTGTCGGGGAAATATCAAAGAGGTAGAAAAGGAACTGGGTATATCCTATCCAACAGTTCGCAGCCGCTTGGATAGTGTTATTGAGGCTCTTGGCTATGGAGCGGAAAAGGAAAAAGAACCTGAGGCTAACAAGGAAAATTCTCCTGAGGAACGTATACGCAGACGGGAGATTCTAGAAGCTTTGGAACGAGGGGAGATATCCGCTCAGGGAGCAGCACAGCAAATGAGAAAACGGACTTAA